Proteins from a single region of Acidovorax sp. NCPPB 3576:
- a CDS encoding ATP-binding response regulator — protein sequence MKTNLIPYPKAAPGVSAEAHPRQGPDERPPPARLNSTPPQWPSMAGVGHELRTPLGALSAALEVIALAANHTSIQNEACAVAVRQTRHLSLLMEDLQDVLAAREGRLELRCVAMDFSELVRQAWEAMVNSSKGYAYTQQIAPNLRVMADPRLMRRAVDRLLWRAHKAAAPGMRMDLTVSTQGGEVRLDVRGLPKDNSGQTLGTTGPFPLDLHLRAGAPATLADLLADHVIQLHGGRLASSTDESGRYLGLPCLGEAPPRPARSRRPKVLVALQDARNRETVVRALEQQGYSVLEGAVTQPALDLLLQNVPDLVLTGAQPAQEARQLAAAAREAGYAGRMVVVAAASPSTDEALDAGGARRAGFDAWMAWADLPQALTAALESGND from the coding sequence ATGAAAACCAACCTCATCCCTTACCCGAAGGCAGCACCCGGCGTGTCCGCTGAAGCCCATCCACGGCAGGGGCCAGACGAACGGCCACCGCCTGCCCGCCTGAATTCCACGCCGCCACAGTGGCCCTCCATGGCCGGCGTAGGGCATGAATTGCGCACACCTCTGGGCGCGTTGTCTGCGGCGTTGGAAGTGATTGCGCTCGCTGCCAATCACACGTCCATCCAGAACGAGGCGTGCGCTGTCGCCGTCCGGCAAACGCGGCATCTGTCCCTGCTGATGGAAGATCTGCAAGACGTTCTGGCGGCGCGCGAGGGGCGTCTTGAACTGCGATGCGTAGCGATGGATTTTTCGGAACTCGTGCGGCAGGCCTGGGAGGCCATGGTGAACTCCAGCAAAGGCTATGCGTACACCCAGCAGATCGCGCCGAATCTTCGGGTCATGGCCGATCCCCGGCTGATGCGCCGGGCGGTCGATCGGCTGCTTTGGAGGGCACACAAAGCGGCGGCTCCTGGCATGCGCATGGATCTGACCGTGTCCACGCAAGGGGGCGAGGTGCGCCTGGATGTCCGCGGCCTGCCCAAAGACAACTCCGGGCAGACCCTGGGAACGACAGGCCCGTTCCCGCTCGACCTGCATTTGCGCGCCGGCGCACCTGCCACCTTGGCGGACCTGCTGGCCGACCACGTCATTCAACTGCATGGAGGCCGCCTCGCATCGTCCACCGACGAAAGCGGCCGGTATCTTGGCCTGCCATGCCTGGGGGAGGCGCCTCCCCGGCCTGCCAGATCACGGCGCCCGAAGGTGCTGGTCGCATTGCAGGATGCGAGGAATCGCGAGACAGTCGTTCGAGCACTGGAGCAACAGGGCTACAGCGTGCTGGAAGGAGCGGTGACGCAGCCAGCACTCGACTTGCTGCTGCAGAACGTCCCAGACCTCGTTCTCACGGGCGCGCAGCCTGCACAGGAGGCCCGCCAACTGGCTGCAGCGGCCCGAGAAGCCGGCTACGCCGGGCGAATGGTGGTCGTGGCGGCGGCCAGTCCGTCCACGGATGAGGCGCTGGACGCCGGCGGCGCGCGGCGCGCAGGTTTCGACGCGTGGATGGCATGGGCCGATTTGCCGCAGGCGCTGACAGCCGCACTGGAATCCGGAAACGATTGA
- a CDS encoding sigma-54-dependent transcriptional regulator — protein sequence MAHALVVEDDADSARMLASLLHTGGFTAATASSLRDARRQIALQRPDIVLLDLQLPDGNGLSLCEEAELLSYSEVVLITGHASLDTSIQALRLGAADYLIKPVDTRRLNAVLSRARSPSTLLAEIQDIRLQWEATGRFGHLLGRSSIMREVYEQIACVAGTSVSVFVTGESGSGKELVARTLHDLSRRRDGPFLAVNCGAISPQLIESEIFGHERGSFTGADRQHLGFFERANGGTLFLDEITEMPLELQVELLRVLETGTFMRVGSTEARHTDVRIVAASNRNLAQAVVDGALREDLLYRLNVFPLHLPPLRDRLEDLPLLAQHFLDDIAAREGGRKTLTAAALERLAEYRWPGNVRELRNVLQRAFVMTQEGPVTERWLPRDLVPSRPEPEAAPLAADGAALAELRMPLGSSLAQVERALILATFAHCGQRREQTAAMLGISMKTLYNRLKEYGASA from the coding sequence ATGGCCCACGCCCTGGTAGTTGAAGACGATGCCGACTCCGCGCGCATGCTGGCGAGCCTGCTGCATACCGGCGGATTCACGGCAGCCACAGCGTCTTCGCTTCGGGACGCGCGCCGCCAGATCGCATTGCAGCGCCCCGATATCGTTCTTCTGGACCTGCAGTTGCCCGACGGCAACGGGTTGTCGTTGTGCGAAGAGGCCGAGTTGCTTTCCTATTCGGAAGTGGTCCTGATCACCGGCCATGCAAGCCTGGACACGTCGATCCAGGCACTGCGCCTGGGCGCGGCGGATTATCTGATCAAGCCGGTGGACACACGGCGCCTGAATGCCGTGCTGTCCCGCGCGCGTTCCCCCTCCACCCTGCTGGCCGAGATCCAGGACATTCGGCTGCAGTGGGAAGCGACCGGCCGCTTCGGGCACCTGCTGGGTCGGTCCTCCATCATGCGAGAGGTGTACGAGCAAATCGCGTGTGTGGCCGGCACCTCGGTCTCGGTGTTCGTGACGGGGGAAAGCGGCTCCGGCAAGGAACTGGTCGCCCGCACCCTTCACGATCTGAGCCGCAGGCGCGACGGGCCTTTCCTCGCGGTGAACTGCGGGGCCATCTCGCCCCAGTTGATCGAGAGCGAGATCTTCGGCCATGAGCGGGGCAGCTTCACCGGCGCAGACCGCCAGCATCTGGGTTTCTTCGAGCGGGCCAACGGCGGCACCCTCTTCCTGGACGAAATCACCGAGATGCCGCTGGAGCTGCAGGTTGAGCTGTTGCGGGTGCTGGAGACCGGCACCTTCATGCGCGTGGGCTCCACAGAAGCGCGGCACACCGATGTCCGCATCGTGGCCGCCAGCAACCGCAACCTGGCCCAGGCCGTGGTCGATGGCGCATTGCGGGAAGACTTGCTGTACCGCCTCAATGTGTTCCCCCTTCACCTGCCGCCCCTGCGGGACCGGCTGGAAGATCTGCCGCTTCTGGCGCAGCATTTCCTGGACGACATCGCCGCGCGCGAAGGGGGCCGCAAGACACTGACCGCCGCAGCACTCGAGCGGCTGGCCGAGTACCGTTGGCCTGGCAACGTGCGCGAATTGCGCAACGTGCTGCAGCGCGCCTTCGTGATGACCCAGGAAGGGCCCGTCACCGAGCGCTGGCTGCCACGCGATCTGGTGCCATCGCGGCCGGAGCCGGAGGCCGCGCCGCTCGCAGCCGACGGGGCCGCACTGGCCGAACTGCGGATGCCCTTGGGCAGCTCGCTGGCGCAAGTGGAGCGCGCGTTGATCCTCGCCACCTTTGCCCATTGCGGGCAACGGCGCGAGCAGACCGCCGCCATGCTGGGCATCAGCATGAAGACGCTCTACAACCGCTTGAAGGAATACGGCGCCAGCGCCTGA
- a CDS encoding response regulator, with translation MRLPLPEVEPAEPPSAPTPQASLRTLSDIAPRVLVADDNTDAAWSISTLLQISGCQVSTCSDVPSAVQAAHPTMSDVAVLDIGMPDMSGHEVARQLRALPGGAQVQLIALTGWGQEADRSTAAEAGFDAHMVKPVEVQKLIALIEAHQQDKAAR, from the coding sequence GTGCGCCTGCCACTGCCTGAAGTGGAGCCGGCCGAGCCACCGTCGGCGCCCACACCGCAGGCATCTCTGCGAACGCTGTCCGACATCGCGCCCCGCGTGCTGGTGGCGGACGACAACACCGATGCGGCCTGGAGCATCTCCACGCTGCTGCAGATCTCGGGCTGCCAAGTCAGCACCTGTTCCGATGTCCCATCGGCGGTGCAAGCCGCACACCCGACCATGTCCGACGTGGCCGTGCTGGACATCGGCATGCCGGATATGAGCGGACACGAGGTGGCACGGCAACTGCGAGCCCTGCCCGGCGGCGCCCAGGTGCAGCTGATCGCTTTGACCGGCTGGGGCCAGGAAGCCGACCGGAGCACCGCGGCCGAAGCGGGGTTCGACGCACACATGGTCAAGCCCGTGGAGGTGCAAAAGCTCATCGCGCTGATCGAGGCTCACCAGCAAGACAAGGCCGCTCGCTGA
- the nadE gene encoding ammonia-dependent NAD(+) synthetase: MKMRERPSQQQILQSLSVMREFDAEAELERRVDFLAQYLARSGRRSYVLGISGGVDSLVAGCLAQRAVARRRASGDNARFIAMRLPYGQQRDEAEAARCLEFIGPDEVRTIDIRPSVDAMQQALLAAGVDLGDAKAEDFLVGNIKARARMVAQYAVAGATAGLVVGTDHAAEALMGFFTKHGDGAADVLPLAGLNKRRVRAVGFAMGAPRDLVMKVPTADLETLTPQKPDEDAFGVSYDTIDDFLEGLPIDREAERVIANTYLASAHKRDPAVAPQAAQPGL, encoded by the coding sequence ATGAAGATGAGAGAAAGGCCCAGCCAGCAGCAGATCTTGCAATCCTTGTCGGTCATGCGCGAGTTCGACGCCGAAGCCGAACTGGAGCGGCGCGTCGATTTCCTGGCGCAATACCTGGCCCGCAGCGGGCGCCGAAGCTATGTGCTCGGGATCAGCGGCGGCGTGGATTCGCTGGTCGCCGGATGCCTGGCGCAGCGGGCCGTGGCGCGCCGGCGGGCCTCTGGAGACAACGCCCGTTTCATCGCCATGCGCCTGCCCTACGGCCAGCAACGCGACGAGGCCGAAGCCGCCCGCTGCCTCGAATTCATCGGCCCCGACGAAGTGCGCACCATCGACATCCGCCCATCGGTCGATGCAATGCAGCAAGCCCTGCTGGCTGCCGGCGTGGACCTGGGCGATGCCAAGGCCGAAGACTTTCTCGTCGGCAACATCAAGGCCCGCGCACGCATGGTGGCGCAATACGCGGTGGCCGGCGCCACGGCGGGGCTGGTCGTCGGCACCGACCATGCAGCCGAAGCCCTGATGGGCTTTTTCACAAAGCATGGCGACGGTGCGGCCGACGTGCTGCCGCTGGCGGGGCTGAACAAGCGCCGCGTGCGCGCGGTGGGTTTTGCCATGGGCGCACCGCGCGATCTCGTGATGAAGGTGCCCACGGCGGACCTGGAAACGCTCACACCGCAAAAGCCCGACGAAGACGCGTTCGGGGTGAGCTACGACACCATCGACGACTTTCTGGAAGGCCTGCCCATCGACCGCGAGGCCGAGCGGGTGATCGCGAACACCTACCTCGCCAGCGCCCACAAGCGCGACCCCGCCGTGGCGCCGCAGGCAGCACAGCCCGGGCTCTGA
- a CDS encoding TetR/AcrR family transcriptional regulator produces MKTKSAARKVAILRAAASSFQENGFDGALMNDIAQRTPCSKVTLYAYFGSKEELFYAAVVQALDDQFHDLYTVLDDIASPVREVLTRFGERFTSLVCSDDVKALRRLVMAANGVGAGELQRKCFDEGPRVALRVCVAYFKAVSSQGALIVPDGHLAAIQLRALLEAEWLDSFFYNAAPKPTPSRVGLSVERAVDAFLRVYGSSAICARD; encoded by the coding sequence ATGAAGACCAAAAGCGCTGCCCGCAAGGTGGCAATTCTCCGGGCCGCTGCGTCGTCGTTCCAAGAGAACGGCTTTGACGGGGCATTGATGAATGACATCGCGCAGCGCACGCCATGCTCCAAAGTGACCCTATACGCTTACTTTGGGTCGAAAGAGGAGTTGTTCTACGCTGCTGTGGTGCAAGCCTTGGATGACCAGTTTCACGACCTGTACACGGTGCTAGACGATATTGCCTCGCCCGTCCGAGAGGTGTTGACACGCTTCGGAGAGCGTTTCACGTCCCTCGTTTGCTCTGATGATGTCAAAGCGCTGCGGCGGCTTGTGATGGCCGCGAACGGGGTAGGAGCAGGTGAGCTTCAACGCAAGTGCTTTGACGAAGGCCCTAGGGTCGCGCTACGTGTCTGTGTGGCTTACTTCAAAGCCGTGTCCTCCCAAGGTGCGCTCATCGTCCCTGACGGTCATCTTGCGGCTATCCAACTCCGAGCCCTGTTGGAGGCCGAGTGGCTGGACTCGTTTTTCTACAACGCCGCCCCTAAGCCGACTCCAAGCCGTGTTGGCCTGTCAGTTGAGCGGGCAGTGGACGCTTTTTTGCGCGTGTACGGGTCCAGCGCCATTTGTGCCAGAGATTGA
- the sdhC gene encoding succinate dehydrogenase, cytochrome b556 subunit, with protein sequence MTIEKKNRRDYRNISLLQLVPYMLRFPASAWVSLLHRGSGLLMFILLPAIIWAFDASLSSEYSFAKLKNVFEHGFSIVPGWFLKLVVLAVLWAFIHHLIAGLRFLVLDVNHASVEKRRSGRSARWVLISSVVLTVALGAKLFGLY encoded by the coding sequence ATGACCATCGAAAAAAAGAACCGCCGCGATTACCGCAATATTTCACTGTTGCAGCTTGTGCCTTACATGCTTCGATTCCCGGCATCAGCGTGGGTGTCGTTGTTGCACCGTGGCAGTGGCCTTTTGATGTTTATCCTGCTTCCGGCAATCATCTGGGCATTTGATGCGTCGTTATCCTCAGAATACTCCTTTGCCAAGCTTAAAAACGTTTTTGAGCATGGCTTCTCCATAGTGCCGGGTTGGTTTTTAAAGCTCGTGGTGCTGGCCGTGCTTTGGGCCTTCATCCATCATCTGATTGCGGGGCTTCGTTTCCTTGTACTTGACGTCAATCACGCATCGGTGGAGAAACGACGTTCAGGGCGTTCGGCGCGTTGGGTTCTCATCAGTAGCGTAGTGCTGACAGTAGCTCTTGGCGCGAAGCTGTTCGGGCTGTACTGA
- a CDS encoding arsenic resistance protein — MQSIRDKLEHRQVAIYFCTVAVAMVIAKLVSGTDRLESAINPALALMLFVTFLQVPLAELGHALTRIRFLTALLFTNFLLVPLLVAVLIQFLPADPLIRLGVLLVLLTPCIDYVVTFSHLGRADARLLLASTPALLVAQMLLLPLYLRIFLGESATGLVQVGPFVHAFIWLIVVPLALAAAVQLWAGKSASGARVSGVLGLLPVPATALVLFVVIVAVVPQIGAAIDAAISVVPLYVAFAVAAPVLGWLTSRVFKLDAPAGRSIAFSAGTRNSLVVLPLALAVPGAIPILPAVIVTQTLIELAAQLVYVRVLSRLVASAR; from the coding sequence ATGCAGAGCATCAGAGACAAGTTGGAACACCGACAGGTCGCCATCTACTTCTGTACCGTCGCGGTCGCGATGGTCATCGCCAAACTGGTTTCAGGCACTGACCGACTGGAAAGCGCAATCAATCCGGCACTCGCGCTGATGCTGTTCGTCACCTTCTTGCAAGTACCGCTTGCGGAGTTGGGGCATGCCCTCACGCGCATCCGATTCCTCACCGCCTTGCTGTTTACAAATTTCCTGCTGGTGCCCTTGCTGGTCGCTGTCTTGATTCAGTTTCTACCCGCCGACCCGCTGATTCGGCTCGGTGTGCTGCTTGTCCTGCTGACGCCCTGCATCGACTACGTGGTTACCTTCTCGCACCTCGGCCGCGCCGATGCCCGGCTGCTGCTGGCATCGACGCCCGCGCTGTTGGTCGCACAGATGCTGTTGCTGCCACTCTACCTGCGCATCTTCCTAGGGGAATCAGCCACAGGGCTGGTGCAGGTTGGCCCCTTCGTTCACGCGTTTATTTGGTTGATCGTCGTGCCTCTTGCCCTCGCTGCGGCAGTGCAACTGTGGGCGGGAAAAAGCGCTTCTGGCGCACGCGTTTCCGGCGTTCTAGGCTTACTGCCCGTACCGGCGACAGCACTCGTGCTGTTCGTTGTCATCGTGGCCGTAGTCCCGCAAATTGGGGCAGCAATCGACGCCGCCATAAGCGTTGTGCCTTTGTACGTTGCCTTTGCCGTAGCTGCGCCGGTCTTGGGATGGTTGACCAGCCGCGTGTTCAAGCTTGATGCACCGGCAGGGCGCTCCATTGCGTTCAGTGCGGGCACTCGAAACTCCTTGGTCGTGTTACCTCTGGCCTTGGCCGTGCCTGGCGCTATTCCTATCCTTCCTGCGGTCATCGTTACGCAAACACTGATTGAGCTGGCGGCACAGCTGGTCTACGTTCGCGTGCTGTCTCGGCTGGTCGCTTCGGCTCGATGA
- a CDS encoding type II toxin-antitoxin system MqsA family antitoxin: MKCPCCGNAELVRDTREMDANGVPVVVAGDFCALCGECILDRENGDRYGAALKQARLIAGKRLAELGGAAPDMQDVPRRQSPE, encoded by the coding sequence ATGAAGTGCCCATGCTGCGGGAATGCTGAACTCGTCCGCGATACCCGAGAAATGGACGCTAACGGCGTGCCCGTAGTAGTTGCGGGCGACTTTTGCGCCTTATGCGGGGAATGCATCCTCGACCGTGAAAACGGCGACCGATACGGGGCTGCTTTGAAGCAAGCGCGCTTGATAGCCGGGAAGCGTTTGGCCGAGCTGGGCGGCGCTGCGCCTGACATGCAGGACGTGCCCCGCCGTCAATCTCCCGAATAG